One genomic segment of Ctenopharyngodon idella isolate HZGC_01 chromosome 7, HZGC01, whole genome shotgun sequence includes these proteins:
- the ppp1r15a gene encoding protein phosphatase 1 regulatory subunit 15A: MAPFTISPHRPLPIQCCLPQEALFMQSKMNPELSSSKPGTREDLPLNYYHKTSIMKIRLHLWQVIRRVVNCCMSVAELFCFKMFFFVCVGKNMAMTGELKKCGVEALEREIRDGKDPEMKVVMELDDEEELIEPAVERELSMIDSDEEEDDEARLSEWESDEETDEDEGDEDNEEEDCEQQDVDSEWSDDDDDEGDSEASAESLELWESFLNSSDPYNPLSFCSSISSRTTTKQNQLPEIKTQPTPATRPEECHPKPNSKEGGKKVCFSDKVIVHPLVVWRFASRAARDGSCWLQMARDRERFRRRVENIENVIKPCLTPEHRASVWERLQRKTLS, from the exons ATGGCACCATTCACCATTTCCCCACATCGCCCACTGCCAATTCAGTGCTGTCTACCTCAGGAAGCGCTATTCATGCAATCCAAGATGAATCCTGAGCTTTCGTCCAGTAAACCTGGAACGCGTGAAGATCTACCTCTTAATTATTACCACAAAACGTCCATCATGAAGATCAGACTCCATCTGTGGCAGGTCATCCGAAGAGTTGTGAACTGCTGTATGAGTGTGGCAGAGCTTTTCTGCTTCAAGATGTTTTTCTTCGTTTGTGTGGGAAAAAACATGGCCATGACCGGCGAGTTGAAGAAGTGTGGTGTGGAGGCCCTGGAAAGGGAAATCAGGGATGGGAAGGATCCAGAGATGAAGGTCGTTATGGAGTTAGATGATGAGGAGGAGTTGATCGAGCCTGCTGTTGAGCGGGAATTGTCAATGATTGATTCAGAtgaagaggaagatgatgaAGCCAGGCTCTCAGAATGGGAGTCTGATGAAGAAACTGATGAGGACGAAGGTGATGAGGACAATGAAGAGGAAGACTGTGAGCAACAGGATGTGGATTCTGAATGgtcagatgatgatgatgatgaaggtgACTCTGAGGCATCAGCAGAGAGCCTTGAACTTTGGGAATCCTTCCTCAACAGCAGTGACCCGTACAACCCTCTGAGCTTCTGCTCGTCCATCAGCTCCAGAACAACCACTAAACAGAACCAACTACCTGAAATCAAAACTCAACCTACACCAGCTACAAGGCCAGAAGAGTGTCATCCAAAACCAAACTCAAAGGAAGGGGGGAAGAAG GTGTGTTTCAGTGATAAAGTGATTGTACACCCCCTGGTGGTTTGGAGATTTGCTAGCAGGGCGGCACGGGACGGCTCTTGTTGGCTGCAGATGGCCAGAGACCGAGAGCGTTTCAGAAGAAGAGTGGAGAACATTGAGAATGTCATTAAACCCTGCCTGACACCTGAACACAGAGCCAGCGTGTGGGAGAGacttcagagaaaaacactgtcGTAA